The following DNA comes from Mucilaginibacter jinjuensis.
AAGAAGTGGTCAATATCATCAACCGTTAAACCACGTCTTTCAAAAATCTCTTTAATTTTTTGTCCGCCCAGGGGTACAATATTATCGCTCAGCAAACCGATATCCTGTTTTACACTGAAGATCGATTTATTCATCACTTCTTCCGGTGTAAAGTCCATAAAGCCTTTCAGCGTACCATCGGCTTCTTTTTCGGCGCCCATGTACATACAGGTTTCCATTTCGTTGGCATACGATACACCTTCTATCCACTCCACACGTAAACTCAGGCCATCGGGGTTAGGCGTATCACTCATCAAAAATGCCGAAGCTCCATCTGACAACATCCAGCGTAAAAAATCTTTCTGGAAAGCGATATATGGGTTTTCGCTCAGTTCTTTAATTTTCTGAACCTCTTCTTCAAAAACATCAGAAACCAACAGACCAGAAAAACGCTCTGAGCCTGTAGCAATGGCATTTTTCACTTCGCCTGCCTTAATAGCCAGGTAAGCATATTTTAAAGCATGCATCCCGGCGCAGCATACACCCGATGGCGATACCACCTCAATCGGGCCGATCTCCGGTAACCAGCCATGCGTCATAACACCGTGGCTCGGCATCATCTGGTCGGGCGATGAAGTACCGCATGAAAGCAGTTCTATTTCTTTTAACTTTTCAGGGTCATTTTTAAATAATTCCTTAACCGCAAGGGCAGTCATCTCGGCATTGGTATGCGTTGATTTGCCACCTTTTTCTAAAGCATAATAGCGATTAGTGATCGCATTATTGCGCAGTACTATTTTTTTTGATTTGGATGGTTTATTATCGATATAACCCAAATAGGCCTCCATATCGTCGTTAGCGACAGGCTCATTCGGAAAAAAAGCAGAAGTGGCATTAATATATACCTGATTAGACATCGGTTTTAATTTAGTAGTAAGTAGTGTAGTTTTTTGTTTCGTATTCGTTTACCCGTAAATGGTCTCAGTAAAATATTGTCTAATATAAGCAGTACCGGCGCGCCCAAAAACAGGGCAATAAAAAGGTAATACTTAAAAGCAGTTGTCCATGGCAATTGGTTTTTACGTTTGATAATTACCTTGGCCCATACGCCAAAAATAACCCGGGCTTTGCCCTCAATTACCATCAGCGGGTATTTGATCTTCACCGCGCCGTCATCAACCAGTTGCTGTTGCATACCGTCCCAGTTTCCGCTGTTCAGGTGTTGTATAACGGTTTCACCATAAATTTTAGTACGTTCAATATCTGCATCGCTAACACCTGGCTTGGGGAAAATGTTTAAGTAACGCTCTTTTTTACCGCTTAGCATCCAGTAAAAAATGGTTACAAAACTAACCGGATTAGAATGCCTATCTACTAACGCAACATTGCCCACATGGTTTGCACCGGCATCGCTTAGCAGTTTCTTTATTTTATCGAAAGCGTTGAGCCACATGTTACGGCCCGCGCTAATGGTTACCACCGGGGTATCTTTGATGATGGCCTTAAACTTCTCGTCCTGTAATAAAGTACTTGACGGGATACTGGGTGATAAAAACCAGGGCTGATAGGCCAACACTACCAGATCATATTTTTCTTCCTGTAAAGTATAAGGCTGCAACGGTCGTGGGATGCCCATTACGCAATCGGGCATTACGCTGAAGAAGCGGCTGCCGGTCCAGGGGAAATCGAAATTAGTTTCGGGGTAAATCCGTACTTTTTCTACAGATGCACCGCCTACAGCCATAGGCGCTGTAAACGAGTCGATGATATCGCCCATTTGGCCGGATTGACTGTAGTATATTGCTAAAATCTTTTTGCCCATTACAGCTCTTAGTTAAAATCTTCGGGGTGAAGTACTTTAGAAGTTTTGCTATACTCTAACACCGCGTGCTGCACCACGGGCGACAAGCTTTTAAAGTGTTCTTTAATATAAGCTTTATCTACGTTGATGTTGCTGCTGTATTTCACAATTTTAGGGGCATGCTCCTGGATACCAAGGCGCAGAAAACGGAATTCGGTATTATTGCTATCGGCCATAAATGCGGTTTGAAACTTAATACGGCCGCTTTTAAAAGACCGTAGTTTATCTTTTGGCTTTTGTAGCAGCCCGCCTTTACGCATCAGTAAAACGCCTTCATAAGCCTCACGTTCATTGGCTGGAGCATTAACAACGGCATCCAACTGGCTATTAATATCATCTAATGTGCCCGAGGCCATGGCTTGATAAAAGGCCGATTTTTCGAATTTCTGGAAAAGGTTTCCGGCTTTTGCAAACCCGGCCAACGTTATTAAAAACAATAAAAAGGTGGTTCTTATTCTCATAAAGTCAATTCAGGGGCGTACCAAACATAATAAAATATAAACGACCTCACAACCGTTTATTACACGTTGCAAGGCCGCATTTAATTAGTACGACAAGTTGAATTTAGTTTGGTTTAAATTAGTTTCACCAATTTCTCTCCCTGTAGAATCGGGATGGCTGTGGTAATGTCCACATTAAGGCAGAACGCAATATCTTTTTCGATACCCAATTTGCGCATCCGTTCGCCGTGCGAAGTTTTGCTGAGGTAGGCCGAAATATCTCCTTTGGCTAACTGGTAAAGATCGAAAGCAGCAAGTGCCGGATCATCCAGGGTATAATTTCCATCTGCTATGAGATGATCAATTACTGCACCTGCAAAAGTGGTGTCTTCGAGGTTAAAATTGTTCTTCCAACCGGCACAAACCAGCAAAATGTTCTCATTTTGGGTCTTTAAAAAGTTACTTAAAGAAGTAAGGTTTAAAAACGACCCAATCACTACTTTTTTAGCTTTTCGTGATAAATGCAGCGCTTGTGTGCCGTTTGTAGTGGTTAAAACCACAGTCTTCCCAGCAACCTTTTCGGCAGTGTACGAGAACGGCGAGTTACCAAAGTCGAAGCCATCAACCACACTTCCGTCGCGCTCGGCGGCGAGTAAGTAGCCGGTACCTTTTTCGCGGTAAGCTACACACTCTTCAACCTGTGCAACCGGGATTATTGCTTCGGCACCATTTTCAATTCCGTAGCAAATTGATGAGGTTGCACGAAATATATCGATGATGACTACGATGTAGTTTTCGACACTATAAAGGGATAGTAAGGCTGGTGAAAGGCAAACCTCAAGGGATTTCGGATTTCGAATGTTCAATTTCGAATTTATTTGATGTAAATGAAAAATTTGTCATTGCGAGGAACGAAGCAATCTCGTAGCTATACAATTCGTGTAAGCATTGGCGACGAGATTGCCACGCTATCGCTCGCAATGACAAATAGGATATGTTTTAGTTTCGATTCCTGATTCTCGACTCTTGACTCTCTATTTAAAAGGCGGCTTCACAACCTCAGCCTTTACTTTATTATCGCGGATCTTGATATAAATCTCAGAACCTTCTTTGGCAAATTTATTTTGCACATAGCCCATACCAATTGCAATTTGCAGTGATGGTGATTGCGTGCCCGAAGTTACTTTACCAATGTTATTACCTTCTGCATCAACAATTTCGTAATCGTGGCGGGGGATACCGCGTTCTATCATTTTAAAGCCAACCAGTTTTTTGGTAACGCCTGAAGTTTTTTGCTCCTGCAAAGCTGCAGAATTGGTAAATTCTTTATTGAACTTGGTTACCCAGCCTAAGCCTGCTTCCAGAGGCGAAGTAGTATCGTCGATATCATTACCGTACAGGCAGAAACCCATTTCCAGACGCAGGGTATCGCGGGCACCTAAACCAATTGGTTTAATACCGAATGGCTCACCTGCTTTAAATACTTCGTTCCAGATGTGCTCTGCATTGGCGTTATCACAGTAGATCTCGAAACCACCGGCGCCGGTATAGCCGGTTGCAGATACAATTACATTATCAACACCGGCAAATTTGCCTTTGTTAAAGGTGTAATATTCCATAGAACCTAAATCGATATCAGTTAATGATTGTAATGCTTCGGCAGCTTTAGGGCCTTGTACGGCCAGTAGTGAAGTACGATCTGAGATATCTTTCATATCCACACCATTGGTGTTGAATTTAGAGATCCAGTTCCAATCTTTCTCAATGTTTGATGCGTTAACCACCAGCATGTAGGTTTTATCGTCGATTTTGTAAACCAAAAGGTCATCAACAATACCGCCGGTTTCATTTGGCAGGCAAGAATATTGCACTTTACCATCATACAGTTTGGCAGCATCATTACTGGTAACACGCTGGATGAGGTCTAAGGCGTTTTCACCTTTCAAAATAAACTCGCCCATGTGGCTTACATCAAACACACCTACCGCTTTACGCACGGTTTCGTGCTCAGCGTTAATGCCTGCGTATTGCACGGGCATGTTGTAACCTGCAAAGGGCACCATTTTAGCGCCTAAACTACTATGTATATGGGTTAAAGCTGTATTCTTCATGCGTTATTTAATAAAACGCAAAAGTAACATTTATAAGTTAGTGGTTTAATACCTGCTGATAAAAAGCCACCAGCTTATTTGTAACAACCTTAACATCGTGGGTGTCTTCAACCAATTTGCGGGCGTTAGCACCAATTTGTTTGCAAAACTCCTCATCCTTAATACATTTGCTGATGCAGTTATAAAATTCTTCGCGGGTGTTGGCTATCATAATATTTTCGCCGTGGGTATAGTTAATACCTTCGGCACCAAGCGAGGTAGAGATAATGCATTTTTGCATCGCCATACCTTCCACAATTTTTACCCGCATACCACCACTCGAGAGCAGCGGCACAATCATGATAGACTTGCTGTTTACAAACTCCAGTGCATCGTCAACCTCGCCCTGGATATAAATTTTACCCATCACATCGTAATCATCAAACTGCTCGGGGATATCGTTTCCGGCTACGTAGAAGCGTACGTTTAAATCGCCGGTAGTTAGATCGTGGTAGAATGTATTCAGAAACCATTGGATGCCTTCGCGGTTAGGCATCCAATCCAGCGAACCTAAAAAGAAAAGGCTCGGGAATTCGGTACGGCTATAATCAGGATGGTATCGTGCCATATCCAAGCCAACCGGCAATACGTTTACCTGTTGCTTAATATCGCACTCGAGCATTGTTTTTTTATCCTGATCGGTAAACACGGCAATGGCATCAAAACGGTTTAACTGGTGCAGCTCGTATTTTTTAATGCGCGATGCCATCAGTTTCAAGTACCATTTTTTAAACGGGTCGCCTTTTTGTACGGCGAGGCGTTGCCAAACCTGGTGTTCTACATTGTGTGAACGATAGATGAGTTTAGCCTTGCTATGTTTACTTGCCGCATTTAAATACGGCGCAACAAATAAACCTTCGAACTGGATAATATCGTACTGATGGATTTTCAGTTCTTCGATCAGCATTTTTTCGAAACCGTGATTAAAAAAGCGGTCTACATACTGCGCCTGGCTGTTAAACAGGTTGAGCGCAGCCTCATACATAGAGATGCCGATATTAATAGGATATGTTTTATAATTGATGCGGCTGATTAATGCCTTCGATTCATAGCCATCATCTTCCTGGTAATGGGCATGCTGTTTGGCATTGAGGGCGAAGAGCGAAACCTCGTGACCCAGATCTAAAAGGCCTTTAATTGTATTACATACCACAATAGGGTATCCGCCATTCTGCGGAAATGGGATGCGGTGTGTAAGAATAAGTACCTTCACTTGGTTTTGTTGGTTTGTAGCAAAAATAACATCCAAACCCACCCAAACAAAGCTTCTTTAAAAAATAGTTAGCTGCGGGTCTGTAACGCGGAAAGTGCGGCGATGGTATGGCGTAAAGCCTAACTCCATTACGGCATTACGGTGTTTAATAGTAGGATAGCCTTTGTTGCTATGCCAATCGTATTCGGGATGCTCATCGGCAATTTGCTTCATAAAATCATCGCGGTAAGTTTTGGCTAAGATGGATGCAGCTGCGATGCTGAAATATAAAGAATCGCCTTTGATGATACATTTATGCGGTGTGGTGCCAAATTTGTTAAAGCGGTTGCCATCAATAATTAAAAACTGCGGCTGCAAATGTAGTTTTTCGATAGCACGATGCATGGCCAGGAATGATGCATTGAGGATATTGATCTTGTCGATCTCGTTATTATCTACAACCCCAACGGCGTGTGCAATGGCTTTTTCCTCAATCTCTGTACGTAGTGCATAACGGGTTGCTTCGTCCAGTATCTTTGAATCATTCAGCAAATCATGTTCAAAATCATCAGGGAGAATTACAGCAGCGGCAAATACAGGCCCGGCCAGGCAACCACGACCGGCTTCGTCACACCCTGCCTCCAAAAATTCGTATTGATACCTGGCTAATAACATCTTTTAATTCTGATGCAAATATCCCACTTATGATCGAAAGTTTTTTAAAAAATTCTCAACGTCAACAGGGTAATATCGTCAATCGCTTTGCCTTTTATCACCAGATTTAGGTGGTCCATCAAAGTCTGATTGAATCTATCGGGGTTTAGGTGTCCGTTGTTAATTACAAACTCCATCAACTGCTCATCCTTCCAGTTAGTGTTGTTACGCAGTTCGTAATCCATCAACCCATCGGTATAATTAAATACCAGTGAAGCTGGCTCAACATCAACTTCGCCCTGGTTTATAAACGGCAGTTCCTCAAACACACCCAACATGGTTGTACCCAATTTTAATGACG
Coding sequences within:
- a CDS encoding beta-ketoacyl-ACP synthase III, with translation MSNQVYINATSAFFPNEPVANDDMEAYLGYIDNKPSKSKKIVLRNNAITNRYYALEKGGKSTHTNAEMTALAVKELFKNDPEKLKEIELLSCGTSSPDQMMPSHGVMTHGWLPEIGPIEVVSPSGVCCAGMHALKYAYLAIKAGEVKNAIATGSERFSGLLVSDVFEEEVQKIKELSENPYIAFQKDFLRWMLSDGASAFLMSDTPNPDGLSLRVEWIEGVSYANEMETCMYMGAEKEADGTLKGFMDFTPEEVMNKSIFSVKQDIGLLSDNIVPLGGQKIKEIFERRGLTVDDIDHFLPHISSNFFKSKIYDLIQIYGGGIPYEKWFINLYTVGNVGAASIYLMINEMFNTGKLKKGEKLLLLVPESSRFSYMYAMLTVV
- a CDS encoding 2-phosphosulfolactate phosphatase; protein product: MNIRNPKSLEVCLSPALLSLYSVENYIVVIIDIFRATSSICYGIENGAEAIIPVAQVEECVAYREKGTGYLLAAERDGSVVDGFDFGNSPFSYTAEKVAGKTVVLTTTNGTQALHLSRKAKKVVIGSFLNLTSLSNFLKTQNENILLVCAGWKNNFNLEDTTFAGAVIDHLIADGNYTLDDPALAAFDLYQLAKGDISAYLSKTSHGERMRKLGIEKDIAFCLNVDITTAIPILQGEKLVKLI
- the gcvT gene encoding glycine cleavage system aminomethyltransferase GcvT encodes the protein MKNTALTHIHSSLGAKMVPFAGYNMPVQYAGINAEHETVRKAVGVFDVSHMGEFILKGENALDLIQRVTSNDAAKLYDGKVQYSCLPNETGGIVDDLLVYKIDDKTYMLVVNASNIEKDWNWISKFNTNGVDMKDISDRTSLLAVQGPKAAEALQSLTDIDLGSMEYYTFNKGKFAGVDNVIVSATGYTGAGGFEIYCDNANAEHIWNEVFKAGEPFGIKPIGLGARDTLRLEMGFCLYGNDIDDTTSPLEAGLGWVTKFNKEFTNSAALQEQKTSGVTKKLVGFKMIERGIPRHDYEIVDAEGNNIGKVTSGTQSPSLQIAIGMGYVQNKFAKEGSEIYIKIRDNKVKAEVVKPPFK
- a CDS encoding glycosyltransferase family 4 protein, producing the protein MKVLILTHRIPFPQNGGYPIVVCNTIKGLLDLGHEVSLFALNAKQHAHYQEDDGYESKALISRINYKTYPINIGISMYEAALNLFNSQAQYVDRFFNHGFEKMLIEELKIHQYDIIQFEGLFVAPYLNAASKHSKAKLIYRSHNVEHQVWQRLAVQKGDPFKKWYLKLMASRIKKYELHQLNRFDAIAVFTDQDKKTMLECDIKQQVNVLPVGLDMARYHPDYSRTEFPSLFFLGSLDWMPNREGIQWFLNTFYHDLTTGDLNVRFYVAGNDIPEQFDDYDVMGKIYIQGEVDDALEFVNSKSIMIVPLLSSGGMRVKIVEGMAMQKCIISTSLGAEGINYTHGENIMIANTREEFYNCISKCIKDEEFCKQIGANARKLVEDTHDVKVVTNKLVAFYQQVLNH
- a CDS encoding ribonuclease HII, with the protein product MLLARYQYEFLEAGCDEAGRGCLAGPVFAAAVILPDDFEHDLLNDSKILDEATRYALRTEIEEKAIAHAVGVVDNNEIDKINILNASFLAMHRAIEKLHLQPQFLIIDGNRFNKFGTTPHKCIIKGDSLYFSIAAASILAKTYRDDFMKQIADEHPEYDWHSNKGYPTIKHRNAVMELGFTPYHRRTFRVTDPQLTIF